A window from Candidatus Bathyarchaeota archaeon encodes these proteins:
- a CDS encoding glycerol dehydrogenase, translated as MQAHALVLTPMAQRTKSLAAPRRYVQGPGVLKEIGAHIASFGGKKALLIGGKSALASVRDIITKSCQDAGIGTVVELFGNPAKVKYGPECCEEEINRLADLAKANNCDTIISAGGGKAIDTGKNSAANIGALKIVVPTIAATDAPTSALSVLYDPKTHAFKSVSYYPTNPDLVIVDTEIVAKAPARMQCSGIGDGFSKKYEGEANVRSGGKNCLVKALKQEGTTMTALALCRLGNDIYREYGVAAMLSNLKGVPSPAFEWLIEANVLLSGLGFESCGLAAAHAINDGLTVLEPKMDPFPQYHGELVHFGTLTQMVLEDRPAKEILDVMEWSHAVGLPVCFEDIGLREPTDEDLMKAAQACVSTADAVPTYYLNDMYFKVTAKMVVDALKTVDSLGRTVKTPRLKLPAPAPYPWAEEFKRMGH; from the coding sequence ATGCAGGCGCATGCCCTGGTTTTGACACCAATGGCCCAAAGAACGAAATCTCTTGCGGCACCAAGAAGGTACGTTCAAGGACCTGGAGTTCTTAAGGAAATAGGCGCGCATATAGCTTCCTTTGGGGGAAAGAAAGCGCTTCTCATCGGGGGTAAGAGTGCATTAGCATCTGTTAGAGACATTATTACTAAAAGCTGCCAAGATGCGGGTATTGGCACTGTAGTTGAACTATTTGGTAATCCGGCAAAAGTTAAGTATGGCCCGGAGTGTTGCGAGGAGGAAATCAATCGACTAGCAGATCTGGCGAAGGCAAATAACTGTGATACGATAATTTCGGCTGGTGGAGGAAAAGCGATAGATACTGGGAAAAACTCTGCAGCTAATATTGGTGCATTAAAAATTGTAGTTCCAACCATCGCAGCAACAGATGCACCTACTAGTGCGCTCTCAGTCTTATACGATCCAAAGACGCACGCTTTTAAATCAGTCTCCTACTATCCCACCAACCCAGACCTAGTAATTGTAGACACCGAGATTGTTGCAAAGGCACCAGCGCGAATGCAATGCTCTGGGATAGGTGACGGTTTCTCCAAGAAATATGAAGGGGAAGCCAACGTAAGGTCCGGCGGAAAGAACTGCCTAGTTAAAGCCCTTAAACAAGAAGGAACTACGATGACTGCCTTAGCTCTTTGCAGGTTGGGCAATGATATATACAGAGAATATGGTGTAGCAGCAATGCTATCCAACCTTAAGGGCGTTCCATCCCCAGCTTTTGAGTGGCTTATAGAAGCAAACGTCCTATTGAGTGGTCTCGGATTCGAGAGCTGTGGTTTAGCTGCGGCACACGCTATTAACGACGGACTTACAGTTCTAGAACCTAAGATGGATCCATTCCCACAATACCACGGCGAGTTGGTACACTTCGGCACCCTCACTCAAATGGTTCTGGAAGACAGACCAGCTAAAGAGATCCTAGATGTTATGGAATGGAGCCACGCCGTTGGATTGCCAGTATGCTTCGAGGACATCGGACTAAGGGAGCCAACGGATGAGGACCTAATGAAAGCTGCTCAGGCTTGCGTATCGACAGCAGATGCTGTACCAACCTACTATCTGAATGATATGTACTTTAAAGTCACCGCCAAAATGGTGGTCGACGCACTAAAGACGGTGGACTCACTAGGCCGAACTGTCAAGACACCGAGATTGAAACTTCCGGCTCCGGCTCCGTATCCGTGGGCAGAAGAGTTCAAGCGCATGGGCCATTAG
- the cas6 gene encoding CRISPR-associated endoribonuclease Cas6, with product MPTELNLEMYSEKEVLLPYFTGYISRGLLLHMLQQVDPTVSQRLHEPNVMKPYSVTPLYFRSRGKTGQGYLLDPTNPCRVKIRFLEERYVRNVVEYFSKKNVVMVFDTTLHIASIGIKSKDYAELWEEARPVEAFKLYFNTPTYLASLGAGFYYLFPEPQKIFLNLMRLWNLYTTTQKYTVDEVKEYKAWLIKNMGVTGHELRTMLVYMGKKKAIGFLGWIIYRMKKEDEWNKTTCMLARFAEYSGIGGNRTGGFGVTKFTPKRENSRTNAHATVELSETL from the coding sequence ATGCCTACAGAATTGAATTTGGAAATGTACTCTGAAAAGGAAGTGCTTCTTCCGTATTTCACAGGTTATATTTCCCGTGGACTGCTTTTACATATGCTTCAACAGGTGGATCCTACCGTTTCTCAACGCCTACATGAACCAAATGTGATGAAGCCGTACTCTGTAACGCCTCTTTATTTCCGGTCGAGGGGGAAAACCGGGCAGGGATATTTGCTGGATCCAACGAATCCCTGTAGGGTTAAGATTAGATTTCTTGAGGAAAGATATGTACGGAATGTCGTAGAGTACTTCTCAAAGAAAAATGTGGTTATGGTATTTGACACTACTCTTCATATAGCTTCCATAGGGATAAAGTCAAAAGACTACGCAGAACTATGGGAGGAGGCCCGGCCAGTTGAGGCTTTTAAGCTTTACTTTAACACGCCAACATACCTAGCCAGCTTAGGTGCTGGTTTCTATTATCTTTTCCCTGAGCCGCAAAAAATATTCCTAAATCTGATGCGCTTATGGAACCTGTACACAACCACTCAAAAGTATACTGTGGATGAAGTTAAAGAGTATAAAGCATGGCTAATTAAAAACATGGGTGTAACTGGGCATGAATTGAGAACCATGCTTGTTTATATGGGGAAGAAGAAGGCTATTGGCTTTCTAGGTTGGATAATCTATAGAATGAAGAAGGAGGATGAATGGAACAAAACCACATGTATGCTGGCGAGATTCGCCGAGTACTCGGGTATAGGTGGAAACCGGACAGGTGGATTCGGAGTAACAAAATTCACGCCAAAAAGGGAAAATAGTCGAACTAACGCACATGCAACTGTAGAGCTTTCGGAGACGCTTTAG
- a CDS encoding cupin domain-containing protein, whose product MFVINVNEKEAAEVTEPGAEKVRIKWLIHKGLGAQKFHLRHFVVEPGGHTPLHAHPADHEVYILNGKGLVRGGEQEAEVKPGDAIFIPENELHQFKNIGTEPLVFLCVKGEEPLIKKPLREL is encoded by the coding sequence TTGTTTGTCATAAATGTGAATGAGAAAGAAGCAGCTGAAGTTACGGAGCCCGGAGCAGAGAAAGTGAGGATAAAGTGGCTAATTCATAAAGGCCTAGGAGCCCAGAAATTCCATCTCCGACACTTTGTTGTCGAACCGGGTGGACATACGCCTCTTCACGCACATCCTGCGGATCACGAAGTCTATATTCTTAACGGAAAGGGGCTTGTACGTGGCGGCGAACAGGAAGCCGAGGTTAAGCCTGGAGATGCTATATTTATACCTGAGAATGAATTGCACCAGTTCAAGAACATAGGCACAGAACCGTTAGTCTTCTTATGTGTTAAGGGAGAGGAACCACTGATTAAGAAGCCGTTAAGGGAACTCTAA
- a CDS encoding redox-regulated ATPase YchF, producing MTVKIGLIGKTNTGKTTLFNSATLLNAEISTYPFTTKQPNVGTAYVQTLCVCRELGVKDSPRNSACIDGWRFIPVELIDLPGLIKDAWMGKGLGNQFLSVAVQSNVLLHVVDASGSVNAEGKLDKPGTGDPVQDVYDVEEEMIKWFSKILEGNRKRIIKRLRASKLSIDLVLYKTLAGLAVKREDITAALKSTQLNTKNFEKWTADDLKAFVWEIRKLSKPTIIVANKMDLPYAEENYQRLVEEFKGILVVPCCAEAELALRRAEQRGFVSYIPGEETFRVVDETKLSPQQLQALKYVDNRVFSKWMRTGVQFAINLAVFKLLGMNTVYPVDNAEKFSDKAGNVLPDVLLVPYNATVYDLAKEIHTELAKTMIYAIDARTGVRLPKDCVVKDRDIIKIVAVKERK from the coding sequence ATGACAGTTAAAATTGGACTAATTGGAAAGACAAATACAGGCAAAACCACTCTCTTCAATTCTGCAACTCTGCTCAACGCTGAAATTTCGACTTATCCATTTACGACTAAGCAACCAAATGTTGGAACCGCGTATGTTCAGACTCTCTGCGTCTGCCGCGAGTTAGGCGTTAAAGATAGCCCTCGAAATTCTGCTTGCATTGATGGATGGCGATTTATCCCCGTAGAGCTAATTGATCTTCCGGGTTTAATTAAGGATGCCTGGATGGGAAAGGGACTTGGAAACCAGTTTCTCAGTGTAGCTGTTCAATCCAACGTGCTTTTACATGTAGTCGATGCGTCGGGAAGCGTGAATGCTGAGGGAAAACTTGATAAACCTGGAACAGGCGATCCGGTTCAAGACGTTTATGATGTTGAAGAAGAGATGATTAAGTGGTTCAGCAAAATCCTCGAAGGAAATAGAAAACGTATCATTAAGCGGCTTCGAGCAAGTAAACTGTCTATTGACTTAGTGCTTTACAAAACATTAGCCGGTTTAGCTGTTAAGCGGGAGGATATAACTGCAGCCCTAAAGTCGACCCAATTGAATACCAAGAATTTTGAGAAGTGGACAGCTGACGATTTAAAAGCCTTCGTTTGGGAAATTCGAAAACTCTCAAAACCCACAATCATTGTAGCAAATAAAATGGATCTCCCGTATGCGGAAGAAAATTATCAACGGCTAGTTGAAGAGTTTAAGGGAATCCTTGTGGTTCCCTGCTGCGCTGAAGCTGAGCTTGCCTTAAGGCGAGCTGAACAACGGGGATTTGTAAGTTATATTCCCGGGGAGGAAACCTTCCGCGTAGTAGATGAAACTAAACTTAGTCCCCAACAATTGCAGGCGCTGAAATACGTTGACAATCGGGTTTTTTCCAAATGGATGCGAACCGGAGTCCAATTTGCCATAAATTTGGCTGTCTTTAAACTTCTTGGGATGAACACGGTTTACCCGGTTGATAACGCAGAAAAATTTTCAGATAAGGCTGGTAACGTCTTACCTGATGTGCTTTTAGTTCCGTATAATGCGACAGTTTACGATTTGGCAAAGGAAATTCACACTGAACTGGCCAAAACGATGATCTACGCAATTGATGCGAGAACAGGGGTTAGACTTCCAAAAGATTGTGTAGTCAAAGATCGTGACATAATTAAGATAGTCGCCGTGAAGGAACGAAAATAG
- a CDS encoding RimK family alpha-L-glutamate ligase, translated as MRIMIVYGRELDVNVHQLVVASKKLGNETISTSIMNLSASVGPHGSGFWIKNRELSYVDVCFLRSLGPGKHEQITRRLSLIEHLEQAGTHVINSPRAFRIARDKYATYCALTNVGIKVPKTFVTENATLAYNVSKRFGVIVCKPMIGSMGYGSMKFDNPDLAYNAFRLLERIGQPIYIQEYLPKPGRDIRAFVLGGRVLASIYRTAPPGEWKTNIAQGGCMEAVDLPSEIEALALKVARTLGLEYAGIDIAETAQGPVVLEVNSSPGWQGLQKATNVNVAEHLIRYAMQEAKN; from the coding sequence ATGCGGATAATGATTGTATATGGGCGTGAACTGGATGTAAATGTGCACCAACTGGTTGTAGCTTCTAAAAAGTTGGGAAATGAAACGATTTCAACTAGTATTATGAACTTGTCCGCAAGCGTAGGCCCTCACGGGTCTGGATTTTGGATTAAAAATCGTGAGCTTTCATATGTGGATGTTTGCTTTCTTCGATCTCTTGGACCTGGTAAACATGAACAAATTACTCGACGGCTCAGCTTAATTGAGCATCTAGAACAGGCTGGAACACATGTTATTAATTCACCCCGTGCCTTTAGAATAGCACGGGACAAGTATGCTACCTACTGCGCTTTGACAAATGTTGGAATAAAGGTGCCAAAAACCTTCGTAACTGAAAACGCAACGCTTGCCTACAATGTCTCAAAACGGTTTGGAGTAATTGTTTGTAAGCCCATGATTGGCTCGATGGGTTATGGATCCATGAAATTCGACAACCCTGACCTTGCATATAATGCCTTTAGACTCCTTGAAAGAATCGGGCAACCAATATACATCCAAGAATATCTTCCAAAACCTGGCAGGGACATTCGTGCATTCGTGCTTGGCGGACGCGTCCTAGCCTCAATTTATCGAACCGCTCCGCCTGGAGAGTGGAAGACTAACATCGCGCAGGGTGGATGCATGGAAGCCGTAGACTTACCATCTGAAATTGAAGCTTTAGCTCTTAAAGTGGCTCGAACACTCGGTTTGGAATACGCGGGGATTGACATAGCAGAAACTGCCCAAGGTCCAGTAGTTCTCGAAGTAAATAGTTCACCCGGTTGGCAGGGACTTCAAAAAGCCACCAACGTAAATGTTGCCGAGCACCTAATACGGTACGCCATGCAAGAAGCTAAAAACTAG
- a CDS encoding FAD-binding protein, which produces MVGYVPVPRKEEIANVLGGIVGEENVSADEATAFCYSCDSSTVGWFALFSKSFNFRPEVVVRPSSTQEISQIMRYASEHKIPVTPRGAGTSVSGNPLPTRGGILLDMTRMNHIKEIKTDDLLAVVEAGVMYYKLNEELKKIGFFFPPEPGSAEICTIGGMIANNAAGIRACKYGSTKDWILGLEVVLPNGEIIKTGGRTLKASSGYDLTRLFISSEGTLGVITEAVIKIHPLPECVVLIVPSFNKVEDAAEAMRVTFKQGIIPATMELISGDYIKAMNQTLKEDEKLPVADVVLLIDVDGSETAVTEEVDRIVNICKMCKAVEVKVVRDLGIRKQIWHARHYAAFVISRVLPPPEKIKLWGTHFIDVGVPLSQVPAIIGYLKELSAKYGVTLVPFGHIADGNVHVSWWADPQDKEELKKAWEIGLDLLRKAKDLGGTISAEHGIGIIRAPYMNLEHPTTLNLMRQLKRLIDPDGIMNPGKLALEGVPEDLFLQLLHELYPETGET; this is translated from the coding sequence TTGGTGGGTTATGTGCCGGTTCCTAGGAAAGAAGAAATTGCTAACGTTCTTGGGGGAATAGTTGGTGAAGAGAACGTTTCAGCGGATGAAGCCACAGCATTTTGCTACTCTTGCGACTCGTCAACCGTAGGATGGTTTGCACTTTTTTCAAAGAGCTTCAACTTCAGACCTGAAGTCGTAGTTAGACCAAGTAGCACCCAAGAAATTTCTCAGATAATGCGTTATGCTTCTGAGCATAAGATTCCTGTGACACCGCGGGGGGCTGGAACCAGTGTCTCTGGGAATCCCCTGCCAACCCGGGGCGGAATCCTACTCGATATGACCCGGATGAACCACATTAAGGAAATTAAAACTGATGACCTATTGGCAGTGGTAGAAGCAGGAGTCATGTACTATAAGCTAAACGAAGAGCTCAAGAAAATTGGCTTCTTTTTCCCACCGGAGCCCGGAAGCGCTGAGATATGCACTATCGGCGGTATGATCGCCAACAATGCTGCAGGGATCCGTGCTTGTAAGTACGGTTCAACTAAAGATTGGATCTTAGGGCTGGAAGTAGTGCTTCCTAATGGGGAGATTATAAAAACTGGTGGAAGGACTCTTAAAGCTTCATCAGGCTACGACTTGACCCGATTATTTATAAGTTCTGAGGGAACTTTAGGGGTTATAACTGAAGCTGTAATTAAGATTCACCCGTTACCTGAATGCGTCGTTCTAATTGTGCCATCTTTTAACAAGGTTGAAGACGCTGCAGAAGCCATGAGAGTAACTTTCAAGCAAGGAATTATTCCAGCTACAATGGAGCTCATTAGTGGAGACTATATTAAGGCAATGAATCAGACTTTAAAAGAAGATGAGAAACTGCCTGTTGCTGATGTAGTCCTATTAATTGATGTTGACGGCAGTGAAACCGCAGTAACCGAAGAAGTCGACCGCATCGTAAATATCTGCAAAATGTGCAAAGCCGTCGAAGTAAAAGTTGTCAGGGATTTAGGGATTAGAAAGCAGATATGGCATGCCAGACACTACGCCGCGTTCGTAATTTCGCGAGTTCTCCCCCCTCCAGAAAAAATCAAGTTATGGGGAACCCACTTCATAGACGTTGGCGTTCCACTCTCCCAAGTTCCAGCGATTATAGGATATTTAAAGGAGCTCTCAGCTAAATACGGCGTTACTCTAGTTCCCTTCGGGCATATTGCGGATGGAAACGTGCATGTGTCTTGGTGGGCTGACCCCCAGGATAAAGAAGAGCTAAAAAAGGCTTGGGAAATCGGTTTAGACCTCCTTAGAAAAGCAAAGGACCTAGGCGGAACAATTTCGGCGGAGCATGGAATCGGAATCATCAGGGCCCCCTACATGAATTTAGAGCATCCAACAACCCTCAATTTGATGAGACAGCTTAAGAGGCTCATCGATCCCGATGGCATAATGAATCCAGGGAAACTTGCCCTCGAAGGCGTTCCTGAAGATCTATTCCTCCAACTCCTACACGAACTCTACCCAGAAACTGGAGAGACCTAA
- a CDS encoding S-methyl-5-thioribose-1-phosphate isomerase, giving the protein MHAIVKKTIHEMEIGKITGASNVARASVKAIKEIAEQTPFQSEEQFLEEIKSAAKTFVDYRPSMASVKNGVAFILCDLLKGVGEGLALAELRNMVIKRAEWFIKESLEAVEKIGEFGSRKLSDGDLILTHSLSSTTLEIFKRARMAGKAFSVIVTESRPGLEGHITASELSKFDIPVTLIIDSAAGYMLKGVNAVIVGADSVLADGSIINKVGTYLVALAAKDQSVSFWVATETFKINPSSPSIQPVIEEGSPSEVIDLNRFKNLKVRNPYFDITPPKYVTGVITEEGILEPQAINMVAQKLPCLPVNF; this is encoded by the coding sequence ATGCACGCAATCGTCAAGAAAACTATACACGAAATGGAAATTGGCAAAATTACTGGAGCAAGCAACGTAGCCAGGGCTTCAGTGAAAGCCATCAAAGAAATTGCAGAGCAAACACCTTTCCAAAGTGAGGAGCAATTTCTCGAGGAAATAAAATCTGCGGCTAAGACGTTTGTGGATTACAGGCCTTCAATGGCTTCAGTAAAAAATGGAGTGGCTTTCATCTTGTGTGATTTATTAAAAGGGGTAGGCGAAGGCTTGGCTCTTGCTGAGCTTAGAAATATGGTTATCAAAAGGGCGGAGTGGTTCATTAAAGAATCTCTAGAGGCTGTGGAGAAAATTGGGGAATTTGGTTCGCGAAAATTATCCGATGGCGATTTAATTTTAACTCATAGTTTAAGCTCTACAACTCTTGAAATTTTTAAGAGAGCTCGAATGGCTGGAAAGGCATTCAGTGTTATTGTTACTGAAAGTCGTCCCGGGCTTGAAGGTCATATAACCGCATCCGAATTATCTAAATTTGACATTCCAGTTACGCTAATTATTGATTCCGCTGCGGGATATATGCTGAAGGGGGTTAACGCGGTAATAGTAGGTGCAGATTCTGTCTTAGCAGATGGCTCAATCATCAATAAGGTAGGTACCTACCTTGTGGCGCTGGCGGCAAAAGATCAATCTGTTTCCTTTTGGGTAGCTACAGAAACATTCAAGATTAATCCTTCGTCACCTAGCATTCAACCAGTTATAGAAGAGGGATCTCCATCAGAGGTAATCGACTTAAATCGCTTCAAAAATCTGAAGGTTCGGAATCCATATTTTGACATAACTCCCCCAAAATATGTTACCGGAGTAATTACTGAGGAAGGAATACTCGAACCGCAAGCCATAAACATGGTAGCCCAAAAACTACCATGCTTACCAGTAAATTTCTAA
- a CDS encoding ribbon-helix-helix domain-containing protein, with protein MKRITVSLPDELARRLRELSKESGLKVSGIVVKALEEHLGIKALNSFVSEAPVQPTVLWKLRGRSFARAPSPTLRRGKIGVWQIIELDKISV; from the coding sequence ATGAAACGGATCACAGTTAGTCTCCCAGATGAACTTGCAAGAAGGCTTAGGGAGCTATCTAAAGAGAGCGGCCTCAAGGTTTCAGGGATAGTGGTCAAGGCTTTGGAGGAGCATCTCGGCATTAAGGCTTTAAATTCTTTCGTCAGTGAAGCTCCCGTGCAACCTACCGTTTTGTGGAAGCTTAGGGGTCGCAGCTTTGCTAGAGCACCCTCTCCTACGTTAAGGAGGGGCAAAATTGGAGTTTGGCAAATCATTGAACTCGATAAGATATCGGTATAA
- a CDS encoding (Fe-S)-binding protein, producing MLEKFRTEANRCNLCAACHLSCPVYDHLSWEYNCARGRSLIILALLRNQIRITDTVLNSIYSCTLCKRCEVDCPPGVKLTDMVEAARFDFVRMGKGPLDIYKQLAENLRTKGNVLGVDPSVQLSIFNEANISQKPSENLLFVGCMAAYMYKNIAQSTAMILKAMNYDFTYLGSEEICCGGPLYLQGLEDEFTGIAKANVEKIEKLGIKRIIAICPMCYSAFKQLYTGPTKLRNIQILHITELLSESIGKEDLVYKKKFPLKVVYQDPCHLGRYSGIYEAPREILRRIPGLNLLELSENRELAKCCGGPIKQAFREVAYEISLDILRDAKNLGAEAIVTACPTCYHALTASSWEYQLKVFGITEVVATAMGL from the coding sequence GTGCTCGAAAAGTTCCGCACCGAAGCTAATCGATGCAACCTTTGCGCTGCATGCCACCTCTCCTGTCCAGTATACGATCACCTAAGCTGGGAATATAACTGTGCTAGAGGCAGGTCCCTGATAATTTTAGCTCTATTAAGGAATCAGATCAGAATAACTGATACTGTTCTAAACTCGATTTATTCATGCACGCTGTGCAAACGATGTGAAGTAGATTGCCCACCCGGGGTAAAATTGACGGATATGGTTGAAGCGGCTAGATTTGACTTCGTACGCATGGGTAAAGGACCCTTAGATATCTACAAACAACTGGCAGAAAACCTGAGGACGAAAGGAAATGTTCTGGGCGTAGACCCTTCAGTCCAACTAAGCATCTTTAACGAAGCTAACATTTCTCAGAAACCATCGGAAAATCTCCTTTTCGTGGGCTGCATGGCTGCTTACATGTATAAAAATATCGCCCAATCGACAGCTATGATCCTTAAGGCAATGAATTATGACTTTACCTATCTAGGTTCAGAGGAAATTTGCTGTGGAGGACCATTATACCTACAGGGGCTTGAGGACGAATTTACAGGGATTGCTAAGGCAAATGTCGAGAAAATTGAAAAACTTGGAATTAAACGTATTATCGCCATATGTCCAATGTGCTATAGTGCGTTTAAACAGCTGTATACTGGTCCAACAAAATTGAGGAATATTCAGATTTTACACATAACCGAACTTCTATCCGAGTCGATTGGAAAGGAGGATCTGGTATATAAGAAAAAGTTTCCTTTGAAGGTTGTGTATCAGGATCCCTGTCACCTGGGAAGATATTCGGGAATTTATGAGGCCCCGAGGGAAATCTTACGGAGGATTCCTGGACTGAACCTTTTAGAACTCTCTGAAAATCGAGAGTTGGCTAAATGCTGCGGGGGTCCGATTAAGCAAGCCTTCCGGGAGGTTGCTTACGAAATAAGTTTAGACATTTTAAGAGATGCCAAAAATTTAGGGGCTGAGGCTATAGTAACCGCTTGTCCAACATGTTATCACGCGTTAACAGCCTCCTCTTGGGAATATCAATTGAAAGTCTTCGGAATCACTGAGGTTGTCGCCACGGCAATGGGGCTATGA